One part of the Thermoanaerobacterium sp. CMT5567-10 genome encodes these proteins:
- a CDS encoding type VII toxin-antitoxin system HepT family RNase toxin → MTKSILETINNKIKELQKNLILLKSVAQDVSEENIKVDMIKYWGIERGIQISIECVIDIANIIISALGIEKPDTYKESILALSKVGVLPQTFARNVSNMVSFRNILVHDYMKVEEKIIVDILKNHLDDFVKYIDYINKWIDENY, encoded by the coding sequence ATGACAAAAAGCATATTGGAAACAATTAATAATAAAATAAAAGAGCTTCAAAAAAATTTAATATTGCTGAAATCAGTGGCACAAGATGTTAGTGAAGAAAACATAAAAGTAGATATGATTAAATATTGGGGAATAGAAAGAGGAATTCAAATATCAATTGAGTGTGTTATTGATATTGCAAATATTATAATATCTGCTCTCGGTATCGAAAAACCAGATACATATAAAGAAAGTATTTTAGCATTGAGTAAAGTTGGTGTTTTGCCGCAAACATTTGCAAGAAATGTATCAAATATGGTTTCTTTCAGGAATATACTTGTACATGATTATATGAAAGTTGAGGAAAAAATAATTGTTGATATATTGAAAAATCATTTGGATGACTTTGTCAAGTATATAGATTATATTAACAAGTGGATTGATGAAAATTATTGA
- a CDS encoding type VII toxin-antitoxin system MntA family adenylyltransferase antitoxin, with the protein MLQKDIDEVEKKFKSVLDELRKNYDIKLIYVFGSYAKGNNTKNSDLDIAVLFGNDYDYMDKLNLIGDLISIFKRDDIDLVVLNSANPVLRHQIIKFGKLIFEENEDIKVEFEVKTLREYMDMEPFRRTQMEFVKEWIENVLEGDYDKKHIGNN; encoded by the coding sequence GTGTTACAGAAGGATATTGATGAAGTCGAAAAAAAATTTAAGAGTGTATTGGATGAACTTAGAAAAAATTATGATATAAAACTGATTTATGTATTTGGATCATATGCAAAGGGCAATAACACAAAGAACAGTGATCTAGATATTGCCGTGCTTTTTGGCAATGATTATGATTATATGGATAAGCTTAATTTGATTGGAGATTTAATTTCTATATTTAAAAGAGATGATATAGATTTGGTAGTATTAAATTCTGCGAATCCGGTATTGAGGCATCAGATAATTAAATTTGGTAAACTTATTTTTGAAGAAAATGAAGATATAAAAGTTGAATTTGAAGTGAAAACCTTAAGAGAATATATGGATATGGAACCTTTCAGGAGGACTCAGATGGAGTTCGTCAAAGAGTGGATAGAGAATGTTTTGGAGGGAGATTATGACAAAAAGCATATTGGAAACAATTAA
- a CDS encoding putative CRISPR-associated protein, which translates to MIKLITTVGTSLFENYLKEKEDIKTYYKQIKDKNYREYEEYFNPIEKVKRAILNFYSKNRSEDISAEIKSVKKISEYLKEDIDVYLIATDTIVSSVAADIIKKFLEDDGFIVKFNPNIDIIKGLQVKNKEQFISEGLSNLIKRINEILKEEYYGNAAFNISGGYKAIIPYFTMMAQINGCDTYYIFEDTEELISIPAAPITIDIEMFEKYNREFTELSSCIDNYSKWRENHYEFVNKARSCIEIADNIACLSPIGEILWGNYKSRYNIFFATKNVIEKIKNNKILAQKVVKFLSEDNIRDEKTEIKGLKIKHKVYDDGNNNYRIVYDQRDDQIYIYAIFDYEPDEIKFINDPKQSNRIEDYDFIQYKIDKQSLMIDLLIQN; encoded by the coding sequence GTGATTAAGTTAATAACAACTGTTGGAACATCGCTTTTTGAGAATTACTTAAAAGAGAAAGAAGATATAAAGACGTATTATAAGCAGATAAAGGACAAAAATTATAGAGAATATGAGGAATATTTTAATCCGATAGAAAAAGTAAAAAGAGCAATTTTGAATTTCTACAGCAAGAACCGCTCGGAGGATATTTCAGCGGAGATAAAAAGTGTAAAAAAAATTAGTGAGTATTTGAAAGAAGATATAGACGTATATTTGATTGCTACTGATACTATTGTTTCATCTGTTGCTGCTGACATTATAAAAAAATTTTTAGAAGATGATGGTTTCATAGTAAAATTTAATCCTAATATTGATATTATTAAAGGTTTGCAGGTAAAAAATAAAGAACAATTTATAAGTGAAGGATTGAGTAATTTAATTAAAAGGATTAATGAAATATTAAAAGAAGAATATTACGGAAATGCAGCTTTTAATATATCGGGAGGTTATAAGGCTATCATACCATATTTTACAATGATGGCTCAGATAAATGGATGTGATACTTATTATATTTTTGAAGATACTGAGGAACTTATAAGTATACCCGCTGCACCAATAACTATTGATATTGAGATGTTTGAAAAATATAACAGAGAATTTACAGAGTTGAGTTCATGTATTGACAATTATAGTAAGTGGAGAGAAAACCATTATGAGTTCGTTAATAAAGCTAGATCATGCATTGAAATTGCTGATAATATAGCATGTTTATCACCTATTGGTGAGATTTTGTGGGGAAATTACAAAAGTAGATATAACATATTCTTTGCAACGAAAAATGTTATAGAAAAAATTAAAAACAACAAAATTCTTGCACAGAAAGTAGTCAAGTTTTTAAGTGAAGATAATATACGCGATGAGAAAACCGAAATAAAAGGTTTAAAAATTAAGCATAAGGTGTATGATGATGGAAATAACAACTATAGAATTGTTTATGATCAAAGGGATGATCAGATTTACATCTATGCGATTTTTGACTATGAACCGGATGAAATAAAATTTATAAATGATCCTAAACAAAGTAATAGAATAGAAGATTATGATTTTATACAATACAAAATTGATAAACAATCATTAATGATTGATTTATTAATACAGAATTAA